The Solibacillus sp. FSL W7-1464 genome contains a region encoding:
- a CDS encoding signal recognition particle: protein MFEEEKLRELKKIQVDPEKRAEDFKKIQQRLDSKPFHWQIPAVMIAIACITLFLVGTFPQKQQTTSDDPDSSALQAVYYMDWEGDPKSTLQAGVKKVKNEETLKAVETLLEQLQKTDIIMEEPYIDKSYRLQFEDNTVMRLQEFHGSEATYYRDIGTGQRYLLEDQTLRGMIELHEPADGNISSIINIVVFILLIFAMNRVSKKLRDPEDPKRHLPTHSTYWQSVVEILTFLILVLFVSVPQLHLFQLIAFLLLSALINILLEAKYGKKKWRMVQFIISKLYFLIIMYGLLWI from the coding sequence ATGTTTGAAGAAGAAAAGTTAAGGGAGCTTAAAAAGATTCAAGTCGATCCGGAAAAAAGGGCAGAAGACTTCAAAAAAATTCAGCAACGCCTCGATTCTAAACCTTTTCATTGGCAAATCCCTGCCGTGATGATTGCCATCGCATGCATCACGCTGTTTTTAGTCGGTACATTTCCGCAAAAGCAGCAGACCACTTCTGACGATCCGGATAGCAGTGCATTGCAAGCGGTTTATTATATGGACTGGGAAGGGGATCCCAAATCCACACTGCAGGCAGGTGTAAAAAAAGTAAAAAATGAAGAAACCTTAAAAGCCGTGGAAACTTTATTGGAACAGCTGCAGAAAACAGATATTATCATGGAAGAACCTTATATTGATAAAAGCTACCGGTTGCAGTTTGAAGATAACACGGTCATGCGCCTCCAGGAATTCCATGGAAGTGAAGCAACGTATTACCGGGATATAGGAACAGGGCAGAGATATCTATTAGAGGATCAAACTTTGCGGGGAATGATCGAATTACATGAACCGGCTGACGGTAATATTTCTTCCATCATCAATATAGTAGTTTTTATTCTATTGATTTTTGCAATGAATCGGGTGAGCAAAAAGCTGAGGGACCCTGAAGATCCGAAACGCCACCTCCCGACACATTCTACTTATTGGCAAAGTGTAGTGGAGATTCTTACTTTTTTGATTCTTGTGTTGTTTGTTTCGGTTCCTCAACTCCATTTGTTTCAGTTGATCGCGTTTTTATTGTTGTCAGCACTGATAAATATTCTTTTAGAAGCAAAATACGGTAAGAAAAAGTGGCGAATGGTGCAATTTATAATAAGTAAATTATATTTCTTAATAATAATGTACGGATTATTATGGATATGA
- the kynB gene encoding arylformamidase, with translation MWIDITQTMKNGMPNWPGDTPFSFEVGFTKQQTGSVNIGRMTTSLHTGTHADAPFHFNSEAETIEQLDINVYIGDCIIVDCRGQEVMTAQTLEPIDFLGAKRVLLRTVEQLGEEFPGTIPVIHPDVAPFLKERGVILLGIDNPSVDPLDSKEVLAHHKLYEHGIHILEGLDLRHVQQGLYELIALPLKIAGADGAPVRAVVRKKAVTVE, from the coding sequence ATGTGGATTGATATTACACAAACGATGAAAAACGGAATGCCGAATTGGCCGGGGGATACACCGTTTTCTTTTGAAGTAGGGTTTACGAAACAACAGACGGGCTCGGTCAATATCGGGCGGATGACGACTTCGCTGCACACGGGTACACATGCAGATGCCCCGTTTCATTTTAACAGTGAAGCTGAGACAATCGAGCAATTGGATATTAATGTGTATATCGGTGATTGCATAATCGTGGATTGTAGAGGGCAGGAAGTGATGACAGCCCAAACGCTTGAGCCGATTGATTTTCTTGGCGCAAAGCGTGTTCTGCTTAGAACAGTGGAACAGCTTGGTGAAGAATTTCCGGGAACCATTCCCGTCATTCATCCAGATGTCGCGCCATTTTTAAAGGAGCGAGGTGTAATATTGCTTGGCATTGACAATCCTTCCGTTGATCCGTTGGACAGCAAGGAAGTATTGGCACATCACAAGTTGTACGAACATGGCATTCATATTCTGGAAGGACTGGACCTGCGGCATGTTCAGCAAGGTCTTTATGAACTGATCGCACTGCCGCTAAAAATAGCAGGTGCTGACGGTGCACCTGTTCGTGCGGTCGTTCGTAAAAAAGCTGTTACAGTAGAATAA
- a CDS encoding RNA polymerase sigma factor: MRREIFDVHYDAVYKYIRYLTNDTDLTHDLLQETFYRFYQKNYTEHERTYLLKIARNLVYDHFRRKKIIGFFQLKTEPVAVGDLPEAIVERNAENEKLYDALQQIKWNYREVIVLRYIEEYSVKETAMILSCSEVKVKNNTARGLKALRELLGGEEDV; this comes from the coding sequence TTGAGACGGGAAATTTTTGATGTGCATTACGACGCTGTTTATAAATATATACGCTATTTAACGAATGATACAGACTTAACACATGATCTGCTGCAAGAAACCTTTTACCGCTTTTATCAAAAAAATTATACCGAACACGAACGGACTTATTTACTGAAAATTGCCAGAAACCTTGTATATGACCATTTTCGAAGGAAAAAGATTATTGGCTTTTTTCAGTTGAAAACAGAGCCGGTAGCAGTTGGAGATCTGCCGGAAGCAATCGTCGAGCGAAATGCGGAAAATGAAAAACTGTATGACGCCCTCCAGCAAATTAAATGGAATTATCGTGAAGTAATCGTGCTGCGCTATATAGAAGAGTATTCAGTAAAAGAGACGGCAATGATCTTAAGCTGCAGTGAAGTGAAAGTGAAAAATAATACGGCACGCGGTCTAAAAGCATTACGGGAACTGTTAGGAGGGGAAGAGGATGTTTGA
- the kynU gene encoding kynureninase codes for MTTLEKAKQLDKLDGLQKYADEFYKKEGQIYLDGNSLGLLSKRAEQSVHTLLDSWKDYGIDGWTNGEHPWFYFSEKLSAMCAPLIGAKSEEVMLTGSTTTNLHQLLATFFKPTAARYKVLADELNFPSDLYAIASQIALHNLPESSMKLVKSDDGQTITTEAIIEAMTEDVAVAVLPAVLYRSGQVLDLKAITEAAHERGILVGFDLCHSIGSVPHHLHEIGADFAFWCNYKHLNGGPGSVAGLFVHEKHFGTAPGLAGWFGSAKEKQFDLDVTITAAPHAGAYQIGTPHILSLAPIEGALSLFEEVGIEAVREKSLALTQFMMDCIEQELPNTFTFGNPLDDTRGGHLFLVHDEAARICKTLKEYGVVPDFRAPNGIRLAPVALYNSYEEVWQSVQILKDIVTNKSYEKYENKRDIIA; via the coding sequence ATGACGACGTTGGAAAAAGCAAAACAACTCGATAAATTGGATGGACTGCAGAAGTATGCAGATGAATTTTATAAAAAAGAAGGACAGATATACTTGGACGGCAATTCGCTCGGGTTGCTGTCAAAGCGTGCGGAACAGTCGGTGCATACACTGCTTGACTCGTGGAAAGATTATGGCATCGACGGCTGGACAAATGGGGAGCATCCCTGGTTTTATTTCTCGGAAAAGCTGTCTGCGATGTGCGCTCCTTTAATAGGTGCCAAAAGTGAAGAAGTAATGCTGACTGGTTCGACAACAACAAACTTGCACCAGCTGTTGGCCACGTTTTTCAAACCGACTGCGGCACGCTATAAAGTTTTGGCAGACGAACTGAACTTTCCGTCGGACTTGTATGCGATTGCCAGTCAAATTGCTTTGCACAATTTGCCGGAAAGCAGTATGAAGCTCGTAAAAAGTGATGACGGGCAAACGATTACGACAGAAGCCATCATCGAGGCGATGACCGAGGATGTGGCGGTTGCGGTTCTGCCGGCTGTCCTATACCGCAGTGGCCAAGTGTTGGACCTAAAGGCGATTACGGAAGCAGCACATGAACGCGGCATACTGGTCGGTTTTGATCTCTGCCATTCAATCGGTTCTGTTCCTCATCATCTTCATGAAATCGGCGCGGATTTTGCTTTTTGGTGCAATTATAAGCATTTGAACGGTGGTCCGGGCTCTGTTGCAGGATTGTTCGTGCATGAAAAGCATTTTGGAACAGCACCGGGACTGGCCGGGTGGTTTGGCTCGGCTAAGGAAAAACAGTTTGATCTGGATGTAACAATTACAGCTGCACCGCATGCAGGGGCTTACCAGATCGGTACACCGCATATATTGAGCCTGGCACCGATTGAAGGCGCACTGTCGCTGTTTGAAGAGGTCGGCATCGAAGCGGTTCGTGAAAAATCTCTTGCGTTGACACAATTTATGATGGATTGTATTGAGCAGGAGTTGCCAAATACGTTTACATTCGGTAATCCGCTTGATGACACACGTGGCGGCCATCTGTTTTTAGTGCATGACGAGGCGGCAAGAATTTGTAAAACATTAAAAGAATATGGGGTTGTACCGGATTTCCGTGCACCGAATGGTATCCGCCTCGCACCGGTAGCGCTATACAATTCCTATGAGGAAGTATGGCAGTCAGTGCAGATTTTAAAAGACATTGTCACAAACAAATCTTATGAGAAGTACGAAAATAAACGAGACATCATTGCATAA
- the phoU gene encoding phosphate signaling complex protein PhoU, producing the protein MIRENFEKNMLELQDKMGEMVDMTVVAMEKAFKALQEQDMVLALDVIEGDNYIDDLENEINQMAIWLMAKEQPVARDMRRIISVIKMSSDIERIADFAVNTAKATIRISKVDTILDRTSLVEMKNVAMDMLKKSMKAFIDADIALAKEVGELDDIVDRKNHENYALLTEYLKESPQEIEQTLQLLFINRFVERAADHITNMAESTAYFIKGQLFDLN; encoded by the coding sequence ATGATTCGCGAAAATTTCGAAAAGAACATGCTTGAATTGCAGGACAAAATGGGTGAAATGGTCGACATGACGGTTGTAGCGATGGAAAAGGCATTTAAAGCCCTTCAGGAGCAGGATATGGTGCTGGCACTGGATGTCATTGAAGGGGACAATTACATTGATGATCTGGAAAATGAAATCAACCAAATGGCGATATGGCTGATGGCGAAAGAGCAGCCGGTAGCCCGTGATATGCGCCGAATTATCAGTGTCATTAAAATGTCGTCGGATATCGAGAGAATTGCAGACTTTGCGGTAAATACAGCAAAAGCGACGATTCGCATTAGTAAAGTTGATACAATTTTAGATAGGACTTCATTGGTTGAAATGAAAAATGTCGCGATGGATATGCTGAAAAAATCAATGAAAGCTTTTATCGATGCGGATATTGCACTGGCGAAAGAAGTAGGCGAGCTTGATGATATTGTAGATCGAAAAAATCATGAAAACTATGCGCTTTTAACTGAGTATTTAAAAGAAAGCCCTCAGGAAATCGAACAAACATTGCAATTGTTATTCATTAACCGTTTTGTTGAACGTGCAGCCGATCATATTACAAATATGGCGGAATCTACAGCTTACTTTATTAAAGGGCAGCTATTTGATTTAAATTAA
- the kynA gene encoding tryptophan 2,3-dioxygenase yields MDKRSISDLQHKLKDEKGIHTDFREDMTYSDYLSLDPLLNSQNRLSDHHDEMLFIIIHQVSELWMKLIIHEMRGAIQAIENGEMQPAFKMLARVSKIQMQIIQAWDVLATMTPAEYLQFRDELGKASGFQSYQYRLIEFALGYKTPYILKIYEKEPDTLAVLKEAYDAPSIYDVAIQALAKAGLPITEALLNRDFSVVYSGDDSVAAAWKTVYENIDTYWDLYQLGEKLVDIEDSLQQWRFRHMKTVERIIGFKVGTGGSSGVNYLRKVLDHRFFPELWDLRTVL; encoded by the coding sequence GTGGATAAACGATCAATTTCGGATTTGCAGCACAAGCTAAAGGATGAAAAGGGGATTCATACGGATTTCCGTGAAGATATGACGTACAGCGATTATTTGAGCCTGGATCCCCTTTTAAACAGCCAAAACCGTCTTTCCGACCATCATGATGAAATGCTGTTTATCATTATTCACCAAGTGAGCGAACTTTGGATGAAGCTTATCATTCATGAGATGCGCGGTGCAATACAGGCAATTGAAAATGGGGAAATGCAGCCGGCATTTAAAATGCTCGCACGGGTATCAAAAATTCAAATGCAGATCATTCAGGCATGGGACGTGTTGGCAACGATGACACCGGCGGAATATTTGCAGTTTCGGGATGAATTGGGGAAAGCATCGGGATTCCAAAGCTATCAGTATCGCCTGATCGAGTTTGCACTTGGCTATAAAACACCGTATATACTCAAAATCTATGAAAAAGAACCGGACACTCTAGCGGTTCTTAAAGAGGCATATGATGCGCCAAGTATTTATGATGTAGCGATTCAGGCATTGGCTAAAGCAGGATTGCCAATAACTGAAGCTTTGCTAAACCGTGATTTTTCGGTAGTATATAGTGGTGACGATTCTGTTGCGGCCGCATGGAAAACCGTCTATGAAAATATCGATACGTACTGGGATTTATACCAGCTTGGTGAAAAGCTTGTCGATATTGAAGATTCCTTGCAGCAGTGGCGTTTCCGTCATATGAAAACGGTCGAGCGCATTATTGGCTTTAAAGTGGGCACAGGTGGCTCATCAGGGGTCAATTATTTGCGAAAAGTGCTCGATCACCGCTTTTTCCCGGAACTTTGGGATTTGCGTACAGTATTATAG
- a CDS encoding sodium-dependent transporter → MEKSKGQWSSKLGFVLASAGAAIGLGAIWKMPYVAGQSGGGAFFLIFVLLTLIIGLPMLLSEYIIGRATQKEAVTAYKVLAPNTKAWAWIGKLGIIGCFLLLSFYSVVGGWIFVYSGVSVVGEVIAPTVEPGAFFGQVTGTPWIALLGLGLFTLANVVIIALGVQNGIEKANKFMMPLLFIMFFILVIRAVTLDGAMEGIKFFLYPDFSNITGESILYALGQSFFALAVGFSCLVTYSSYLKKDVSLPNSAGSVVGLSIFVSFLAGLAIFPVVFAFDMEVASGPPLLFMVLPAAFSQMPFGELFLALFLILFLFATLTSSFSMYEIIVAAIIEKWKISRAKITVIIGIFVFIASIPSTLTYSSLGDVSIFGRNIFDFTDFVVSNIILPVGNLLIAIFIMHIMDKNLVKSELLQGSKMGEGFYKTYRFLMTFVVPTVIVVVLTYLVIQY, encoded by the coding sequence ATGGAGAAGAGTAAAGGACAGTGGTCAAGTAAGTTAGGATTTGTATTAGCGTCAGCGGGCGCAGCGATTGGGCTCGGGGCAATTTGGAAAATGCCTTATGTAGCCGGTCAAAGTGGAGGCGGCGCATTCTTCCTGATTTTTGTGCTGCTGACATTAATTATCGGGCTGCCAATGCTTTTATCGGAATATATTATCGGGCGTGCCACACAAAAAGAGGCGGTAACTGCCTATAAAGTATTGGCGCCGAATACGAAAGCTTGGGCTTGGATCGGCAAGCTCGGCATTATTGGCTGTTTCTTATTATTATCGTTTTACAGTGTAGTTGGCGGCTGGATTTTTGTTTACAGCGGGGTTTCGGTTGTTGGAGAAGTGATCGCGCCGACTGTGGAACCAGGGGCATTTTTCGGACAAGTAACAGGTACACCTTGGATTGCTTTACTCGGTTTAGGATTGTTTACATTGGCGAATGTTGTGATCATTGCGCTAGGTGTTCAAAACGGGATTGAAAAGGCAAATAAATTCATGATGCCGTTACTGTTTATTATGTTCTTTATATTAGTTATTAGAGCCGTAACATTGGACGGTGCAATGGAAGGAATCAAGTTCTTTCTGTATCCGGACTTTTCGAACATTACCGGTGAATCAATTTTGTATGCGTTAGGGCAGTCATTCTTTGCGCTGGCTGTTGGATTCTCATGTTTAGTTACATATAGTTCTTATTTAAAGAAAGATGTGAGCTTACCGAATTCAGCAGGTTCTGTTGTAGGATTGAGTATTTTCGTATCGTTCTTGGCGGGACTGGCGATTTTCCCGGTTGTTTTTGCCTTTGATATGGAAGTGGCGAGCGGACCACCATTATTGTTCATGGTATTACCTGCAGCGTTTTCACAAATGCCGTTCGGTGAACTTTTTTTAGCGCTGTTTTTAATTCTGTTTTTATTTGCAACGTTAACGTCATCGTTTAGTATGTATGAAATTATCGTTGCTGCTATTATAGAAAAATGGAAAATCAGCCGTGCAAAAATTACAGTCATCATCGGTATCTTTGTATTTATCGCTTCGATTCCTTCGACATTAACGTACAGTTCTTTAGGTGATGTTTCGATCTTTGGACGCAATATTTTTGATTTCACCGACTTTGTAGTGTCGAATATCATTTTACCGGTCGGCAACTTGCTTATCGCGATCTTCATTATGCATATTATGGATAAAAATCTCGTGAAAAGCGAACTGCTGCAAGGAAGTAAAATGGGGGAAGGCTTTTACAAAACATATCGCTTTTTAATGACCTTCGTTGTTCCGACAGTCATCGTCGTAGTCTTAACATATTTAGTCATTCAATATTAG
- a CDS encoding heat-shock protein has protein sequence MKNNDSKSILLFLLFAFISNLFYVASQRVEHLELPLALVTFAVFILFIVLVLKLNLRPIVITLATILALTDINSIFYLSLPDVYTIGFTIGILVFLSFFFKKEKDSILAAIGFCMMNLLIHIEFFIQWEWIYLFVLHSILFIIASRYQFTITKRIYLGLFSVTFFLLVIGMMTDHNYLAVLGLILYYAVLILIYFFIRKQKQHRTYSTH, from the coding sequence ATGAAAAACAATGACTCGAAAAGCATCCTGCTCTTTTTACTATTCGCTTTTATTTCCAATTTATTCTATGTCGCCTCTCAACGCGTAGAACACCTGGAGCTGCCTTTAGCTCTTGTGACATTTGCTGTATTTATTTTATTTATTGTGCTTGTTTTAAAGCTCAACTTAAGACCAATAGTCATTACACTGGCAACAATTCTAGCTTTGACCGATATTAATTCCATCTTCTATTTGTCTCTTCCTGATGTTTATACGATCGGCTTTACAATCGGTATCCTTGTATTTCTTAGTTTTTTCTTTAAAAAGGAAAAAGATTCCATACTGGCCGCGATTGGTTTTTGTATGATGAATCTGCTGATCCATATAGAATTTTTCATACAATGGGAGTGGATATACCTTTTTGTATTACATAGTATTCTGTTTATTATCGCGAGCCGATACCAATTTACGATTACGAAAAGAATCTATTTAGGATTGTTCAGTGTAACTTTCTTTTTACTCGTTATCGGAATGATGACTGATCACAATTATTTGGCCGTATTAGGACTTATCCTGTATTATGCGGTGCTTATTCTAATTTACTTTTTTATTCGAAAACAAAAACAACATCGTACATATTCAACACATTGA
- a CDS encoding response regulator transcription factor codes for MTKKILVVEDDENLVNLLHIYLVKDSYEVHSVRTGKEALDAIQTFEPDAMLLDWMLPDMEGIEICRQVRFKHDFPIIMISARTDELDIVLALEMGATEYIRKPFGFREMLTRLRIHLKRYERELQQQERVSQMLIGPFRVDLVMFKVYKDEVEIPLTKREFKLLLHLLDQPGNIKSREEIIDILDFTKGDRRTVDVHIRRLREKIEEEPSSPKWIKTKSGLGYYFNLSSQEVTYSS; via the coding sequence ATGACGAAAAAAATATTAGTCGTTGAAGATGACGAAAATTTAGTGAATTTACTGCATATTTATTTAGTAAAGGATAGCTATGAAGTCCATAGTGTCCGGACGGGAAAAGAGGCATTGGATGCTATCCAAACATTTGAACCGGATGCGATGCTGCTTGATTGGATGCTTCCGGATATGGAAGGAATCGAGATTTGCCGTCAAGTCCGCTTCAAGCATGATTTTCCGATCATTATGATCAGTGCGCGTACGGATGAATTGGATATTGTGCTTGCGCTTGAAATGGGGGCGACAGAGTATATCCGAAAACCGTTCGGATTCCGTGAAATGCTTACTCGCTTAAGGATACATTTAAAACGATATGAAAGAGAGTTACAGCAGCAAGAGCGTGTCTCCCAAATGCTGATCGGACCATTTCGTGTTGATTTAGTCATGTTCAAAGTGTATAAAGACGAAGTGGAAATTCCTTTGACAAAGCGCGAGTTTAAATTGCTGCTTCATTTGCTGGATCAGCCTGGCAATATTAAATCGCGTGAGGAAATTATTGATATACTGGACTTTACAAAAGGGGATCGCCGTACAGTCGATGTACATATACGCAGGCTTCGCGAAAAAATTGAAGAAGAACCGAGCTCACCGAAGTGGATTAAAACTAAAAGCGGGTTAGGGTATTATTTCAATCTTTCATCACAGGAAGTAACGTACAGTTCTTAA
- a CDS encoding methyl-accepting chemotaxis protein, with product MKKRNGKLNWIHQLNLIITIVLAVLIVLPLVIANGLSNSIPYVIAGGGVILLSTANYFLNISNFAKGLIFVLIPAFVVFLLFYMDGYSINKHYMLLITFIMSAMYFNERLIKTFLLIASIFYILLYIAVPENLLGVNANLPVFITIFVSMTGCNYMLYRLTQWGNKLIKDAQEKEREAKELLENLTSILNKIDEGSYQLAQNITHVNENVGTLNSASETILQSSNQMAAAIHNEADMIQQINEQMILSHDNMVKTKESSESTVKDSDEVQVAIEQSWKQVHDVTADMATLSDSIELTTTTIDNMQESLANVNNLLNGIKAIADQTNLLSLNASIEAARAGEHGKGFAVVAEEVKKLAEESANIATSITTVTQQLLERATTAQLKAYEGKEAVHSSVGTLNKITGSFDGIKQSFNSIQGKLHQNMSTITHTNQLVEEVMNQVENLSAISEENAAMTEEIASSIHEEHVMMKSIADASNELQQLQSELAEITKRQ from the coding sequence TTGAAGAAACGAAACGGAAAACTTAATTGGATTCATCAACTAAATCTAATTATTACGATAGTATTGGCGGTATTAATTGTTTTACCGCTTGTTATTGCAAATGGGTTGAGTAATTCAATCCCTTATGTAATCGCAGGAGGTGGTGTCATCCTATTATCGACGGCCAATTACTTCCTGAATATCTCCAACTTCGCCAAAGGCTTAATTTTTGTACTGATTCCGGCATTTGTCGTATTTCTATTATTTTATATGGATGGATATTCCATTAATAAACATTACATGCTGCTAATAACATTTATTATGAGTGCCATGTATTTTAATGAGCGGCTGATCAAAACATTTTTACTGATCGCCAGCATTTTTTATATTTTATTATACATAGCAGTACCGGAAAATCTGTTGGGGGTAAATGCAAATCTCCCTGTATTTATTACGATTTTTGTAAGTATGACAGGCTGTAACTATATGCTGTACCGATTGACGCAATGGGGCAACAAACTAATAAAGGATGCCCAGGAAAAAGAGCGGGAAGCAAAAGAACTGTTGGAAAATTTAACATCGATTTTAAATAAAATAGATGAAGGTTCATACCAGCTTGCACAAAATATTACACATGTAAATGAAAATGTCGGTACATTGAATAGTGCGAGCGAGACGATTTTACAGTCTTCGAATCAAATGGCAGCGGCTATTCATAATGAAGCAGATATGATTCAGCAGATTAATGAACAAATGATTTTATCACATGACAATATGGTGAAAACGAAGGAGTCCTCTGAATCGACTGTAAAGGATTCGGATGAAGTCCAAGTAGCGATTGAACAGAGCTGGAAACAGGTACATGATGTGACGGCTGATATGGCAACATTAAGTGACTCCATCGAGTTAACGACTACGACGATCGATAATATGCAAGAGAGCCTTGCAAATGTAAATAACCTGTTAAATGGTATCAAAGCTATTGCCGATCAGACGAATTTGCTCTCTTTAAATGCCTCTATCGAAGCGGCAAGAGCAGGGGAGCACGGGAAAGGTTTTGCCGTTGTTGCAGAAGAAGTGAAAAAACTGGCGGAAGAGAGTGCGAATATCGCAACGAGTATTACTACTGTTACTCAGCAGCTGCTTGAACGGGCAACAACTGCCCAGTTAAAAGCATATGAAGGAAAAGAAGCGGTACATTCTAGTGTTGGCACATTGAACAAAATTACCGGTTCATTTGATGGAATTAAGCAATCTTTCAATAGTATTCAAGGAAAGCTTCACCAAAACATGTCAACCATTACGCATACAAACCAACTTGTTGAAGAAGTAATGAATCAAGTTGAAAATCTGTCCGCTATTTCTGAAGAAAATGCCGCTATGACTGAAGAAATCGCGAGTTCAATACATGAAGAGCATGTCATGATGAAATCGATTGCAGATGCGAGTAATGAACTTCAGCAATTACAAAGCGAATTGGCGGAAATTACGAAGCGTCAATAA
- a CDS encoding cAMP-binding protein codes for MKNVNRLFLIIAIIILVIIGRYFMAQNEVTVIPDVTAVTNEQTIETVRGSYCWHSAGEAECVDTAAPHEIISEQNTPYVKVQPGEVLEFQYSQNVTSVSIQQWIEDFDYKEIATSTRFTAPTEKGMYIISSMARFSNGDVTDSIAIEVE; via the coding sequence ATGAAAAATGTAAATCGTTTATTTCTCATTATCGCCATCATTATCCTTGTTATTATTGGCCGTTATTTTATGGCACAAAATGAAGTAACGGTAATTCCTGACGTAACAGCAGTTACAAATGAACAGACGATTGAAACAGTTCGAGGAAGCTATTGCTGGCATTCAGCAGGTGAAGCAGAGTGTGTTGATACTGCTGCCCCGCATGAAATTATAAGTGAGCAAAATACCCCTTACGTAAAAGTACAGCCAGGGGAAGTACTGGAGTTTCAATACAGTCAGAATGTAACGAGTGTATCTATTCAACAATGGATAGAAGATTTTGATTATAAAGAAATTGCTACATCGACACGTTTTACGGCCCCGACTGAAAAAGGAATGTATATTATTTCCAGCATGGCACGTTTCAGTAACGGTGATGTCACAGACAGTATTGCGATAGAAGTAGAATAA